ACTGTACAGGAGCAGTAGTGTGAGAGTGCACAAGTGAGGTTACATGTCTGTCTAACTAATCACACTATGTTCCTCAGGCACAGACACTGTACAGGAGCAGTAGTGTGAGAGTGCACAAGTGAGGTTACATGTCTGTCTAACTAATCACACTATGTTCCTCAGGCACAGACACTGTACAGGAGCAGTAGTGTGAGAGTGCACAAGTGAGGTTACATGTCTGTCTAACTAATCACACTATGTTCCTCAGGCACAGACACTGTACAGGAGCAGTAGTGTGAGAGTGCACAAGTGAGGTTACATGTCTGTCTAACTAATCACACTATGTTCCTCAGGCACAGACACTGTACAGGAGCAGTAGTGTGAGAGTGCACAAGTGAGGTTACATGTCTGTCTAACTAATCACACTATGTTCCTCAGGCACAGACACTGTACAGGAGCAGTAGTGTGAGAGTGCACAAGTGAGGTTACATGACCATCCTGTCTAACTAATCACACTATGTTCCTCAGGCACAGACACTATACAGGAGCAGTAGTGTGAGAGTGCACAAGTAAGGTTACATGACCATCCTGTCTAACTAATCACACTATGTTCCTCAGGCACAGACACTGTACAGGAGCAGTAGTGTGAGAGTGCACAAGTGAGGTTACATGTCTGTCTAACTAATCACACTATGTTCCTCAGGCACAGACACTGTACAGGAGCAGTAGTGTGAGAGTGCACAAGTGAGGTTACATGTCTGTCTAACTAATCACACTATGTTCCTCAGGCACAGACACTGTACAGGAGCAGTAGTGTGAGAGTGCACAAGTGAGGTTACATGTCTGTCTAACTAATCACACTATGTTCCTCAGGCACAGACACTGTACAGGAGCAGTAGTGTGAGAGTGCACAAGTGAGGTTACATGACCATCCTGTCTAACTAATCACACTATGTTCCTCAGGCACAGACACTGTACAGGAGCAGTAGTGTGAGAGTGCACAAGTGAGGTTACATGTCTGTCTAACTAATCACACTATGTACCTCAGGCAAGTGATATGTTTACTCTGATTAACCCTATCCCTTGCTCCCTCAGTGGAAGTTGTGCACGTGTCACTGTGTGTAAGAGTCAGTTCCTTACGTGTCATACAGTGTGACAGTCCGTGACCCATTAGAGATGTTGACAAGGCAGCATGCGCAGGGGGTGTCACCGCGACTTTGCCAGCTAATACTGCGCGTGTCGATTCCCCTTTTCTGAAAGTCTGATCTGATGAAACTATGCAGGGAGGAGAAACGAGGGGAGAGGGGTTACAGGGAGCACAAGACCACCCATGAGAAGAGCCACTGACAGGAGACCCTGCTCTATTGTCCTGAGACCTGTCTGTAAAAAAGTCTAGCACGAGCATGATGTAAtcagcacacagcacaagcatgatgtactcagcacacagcacaagcatgatgtactcagcacacagcacaagcatgatgtaatcagcacacagcacaagcatgaTGTAATCAGCACACAGCACGAGCATGATGTAAtcagcacacagcacaagcatgatgtaatcagcacacagcacaagcatgatgtaatcagcacacagcacaagcatgaTGTAATCAGCACACAGCACGAGCATGATGTAAtcagcacacagcacaagcatgaTGTAATCAGCACACAGCACGAGCATGATGTAATCAGCACACAGCACGAGCATGATGTAAtcagcacacagcacaagcatgatgtactcagcacacagcacaagcatgatgtaatcagcacacagcacaagcatgatgtactcagcacacagcacaagcatgatgtaatcagcacacagcacaagcatgatgtaatcagcacacagcacaagcatgaTGTACTCAGCACACAGCACGAGCATGATGTAAtcagcacacagcacaagcatgaTGTAATCAGCACACAGCACGAGCATGATGTAATTAGCACACAGCACGAGCATGATGTAAtcagcacacagcacaagcatgatgtaatcagcacacagcacaagcatgaGTGTAATCAGCACACAGCACAAGCCATGATGTActcagcacacagcacaagcatgaTGTACTCAGTCACACAGCACAAGCATGATGTAATCAGCACACAGCACGAGCTTGCAAtcagcacacagcacaagcatgatgtaatcgacacacagcacaagcatgatGTATCAGCACACAGCACAGCTGATGGATCTGCACACATCACAAGCATGATGTAAGCAGCACACAGCACAAGATTGGAGGGTGAGAGGTGGTGGTGagcacacagcacaagcatgatgtactcagcacaagcatgatgtaatcagcacacagcacaagcatgatgtactcagcacacagcacaagcatgaTGTAATCAGCAAACAGCACAAGTATGATGTActcagcacacagcacaagcatgatgtaattagcacacagcacaagcatgatgtaatcagcacacagcacaagcatgaTGTAATCAGCACACAGCACGAGCATGATGTAATCAGCACACAGCACGAGCATGATGTAATCAGCACACAGCAAGAGCATGATGTAATCAGCACACAGCATGAGCATGATGTAATCAGCACACAGCACGAGCATGATGTAATCAGCACACAGCACGAGCATGATGTAATCAGCACACAGCACGAGCATGATGTAATCAGCACACAGCAAGAGCATGATGTAATCAGCACACAGCATGAGCATGATGTACTCAGCACACAGCACGAGCATGATGTAATCAGCACACAGCACGAGCATGATGTACTCAGCACACAGCACGAGCATGATGTACTCAGCACACAGCACGAGCATAATGTAATCAGCACACAGCACGAGCATGATGTAAtcagcacacagcacaagcatgatgtactcagcacacagcacaagcatgatgtactcagcacacagcacaagcatgatgtaatcagcacacagcacaagcatgaTGTAATCAGCACACAGCAAGAGCATGATGTAAtcagcacacagcacaagcatgatgtaatcagcacacagcacaagcatgatgtactcagcacacagcacaagcatgatgtactcagcacacagcacaagcatgatgtactcagcacacagcacaagcatgaTGTAATCAGCACACAGCACGAGCATGATGTAAtcagcacacagcacaagcatgatgtaattagcacacagcacaagcatgatgtaatcagcacacagcacaagcatgatgtactcagcacacagcacaagcatgatgtactcagcacacagcacaagcatgatgtactcagcacacagcacaagcatgatgtactcagcacacagcacacagcacaagc
This sequence is a window from Bombina bombina isolate aBomBom1 unplaced genomic scaffold, aBomBom1.pri scaffold_2701, whole genome shotgun sequence. Protein-coding genes within it:
- the LOC128643489 gene encoding zinc transporter ZIP10-like, with product MYSAHSTSMMYSVTQHKHDVISTQHELAISTQHKHDVIDTQHKHDVSAHSTADGSAHITSMITQHKHDVISTQHEHDVISTQHEHDVISTQQEHDVISTQHEHDVISTQHEHDVISTQHEHDVISTQHEHDVISTQQEHDVISTQHEHDVLSTQHEHDVISTQHEHDVLSTQHEHDVLSTQHEHNVISTQHEHDVISTQHKHDHEHDVLSTQHEHDVISTQHKHDVLSTQHKHDVISTQHEHDVISTQHKHDVIGTQHKHDVLSTQHEHDVITTQHKHDVISTQHKHD